In the Mytilus trossulus isolate FHL-02 chromosome 1, PNRI_Mtr1.1.1.hap1, whole genome shotgun sequence genome, one interval contains:
- the LOC134693263 gene encoding tubulin alpha-1A chain-like codes for MRECISIHVGQAGVQCGNACWELYCLEHGIQPDGQMPSDKTIGGGDDSFNTFFSETGAGKHVPRAVFVDLEPTVVDEVRTGTYRQLFHPEQLITGKEDAANNYARGHYTIGKEIVDLVLDRIRKLADQCTGLQGFLIFHSFGGGTGSGFTSLLMERLSVDYGKKSKLEFAIYPAPQVSTAVVEPYNSILTTHTTLEHSDCAFMVDNEAIYDICRRNLDIERPTYTNLNRLIAQIVSSITASLRFDGALNVDLTEFQTNLVPYPRIHFPLATYAPVISAEKAYHEQLSVAEITNATFEPANQLVKCDPRHGKYMACCMLYRGDVVPKDVNAAIATIKTKRTIQFVDWCPTGFKVGINYQPPTVVPGGDLAKVQRAVCMLSNTTAIAEAWARLDHKFDLMYAKRAFVHWYVGEGMEEGEFSEAREDLAALEKDYEEVGVDSVEGEGEEEGEEY; via the exons atg agGGAATGTATTTCTATCCACGTCGGACAGGCCGGAGTACAGTGCGGTAATGCCTGCTGGGAACTGTACTGTTTGGAGCACGGTATCCAACCTGATGGTCAGATGCCCTCAGACAAGACCATTGGAGGCGGTGATGACTCTTTCAACACCTTCTTCAGTGAGACTGGAGCTGGCAAACACGTACCAAGGGCTGTCTTTGTTGATCTGGAACCAACTGTAGTCG ATGAGGTCAGAACTGGTACATACCGTCAACTCTTCCATCCAGAACAACTTATCACCGGAAAGGAGGATGCTGCCAATAATTACGCAAGAGGTCACTACACCATTGGAAAAGAAATTGTTGATCTGGTTTTGGACAGAATCCGTAAATTAGCTGATCAATGTACCGGTCTCCAGGGATTCCTCATCTTCCACAGCTTTGGTGGTGGTACCGGATCAGGATTCACATCACTCCTCATGGAACGTCTCAGTGTTGATTACGGAAAGAAATCAAAACTGGAATTCGCCATCTACCCAGCCCCACAAGTCTCCACTGCCGTCGTAGAACCATACAACTCCATCTTGACCACTCACACAACTCTTGAGCACTCCGATTGCGCATTCATGGTAGACAACGAAGCCATCTACGATATCTGCAGACGTAACTTAGACATTGAGAGACCAACATACACAAATCTTAACCGTTTGATTGCACAGATCGTCAGTTCAATTACTGCCTCCCTGAGATTCGATGGTGCTTTGAACGTCGATTTGACTGAGTTCCAGACCAACTTGGTTCCTTACCCACGTATCCATTTCCCATTGGCTACATATGCACCAGTCATCTCTGCCGAGAAAGCCTACCACGAACAGCTCTCTGTTGCTGAGATCACCAACGCAACATTTGAGCCAGCAAATCAATTGGTAAAATGCGACCCACGTCACGGTAAATATATGGCTTGCTGTATGTTGTACAGAGGAGATGTTGTCCCTAAGGATGTCAACGCCGCCATTGCTACCATCAAGACAAAGAGAACCATCCAGTTCGTCGACTGGTGTCCAACTGGTTTCAAGGTCGGAATCAACTACCAACCACCAACTGTTGTACCAGGAGGTGATTTGGCTAAAGTACAGAGAGCCGTCTGCATGTTGAGCAACACAACCGCCATTGCTGAGGCATGGGCCCGTCTTGACCACAAATTCGACTTGATGTACGCCAAACGTGCTTTCGTCCATTGGTACGTCGGAGAAGGTATGGAAGAAGGAGAATTCTCAGAAGCCCGTGAAGATTTGGCTGCTCTGGAGAAGGATTACGAAGAAGTCGGTGTAGATTCAGTAGAAGGTGAAGGAGAGGAAGAAGGAGAAGAGTATTAA